One region of Halomicrobium sp. LC1Hm genomic DNA includes:
- the leuS gene encoding leucine--tRNA ligase — translation MSDSSSGYDPSAIEPKWQAEWDDAEVFRTPDSAEDVEYVLAMFPYTSGNLHMGHVRNYTITDAYSRYRRMQGEDVLHPMGWDSFGLPAENAAEERDTSPEEWTRKCIESMKAQMSEMGFGYDWDREVTTCDPEYYRWNQWLFKRFHEAGLVERKGSEVNWCPSCETVLADEQVEGEAELCWRCDTPVTQRDLDQWFLTITDYADELVDDIDELSGWPESVRAMQRDWIGRQHGARVPFEVSGYGEVEIFTTRLDTIHGATFFAVAPDSEIAQDLADSDEDVAHFVEEEADPDGDEPNGVATDLTATNPATGEEIPVFVADFVLSDVGTGALMAVPAHDERDHAFASKKDVPIEPVVKPADGDVPDVEDAAYTEDGVLVNSGDYDGHTSADARSALEEDLPGARHDKQYRLRDWGISRQRYWGTPIPMVHCEDCGAVPVPDEDLPVELPEFVQTTGNPLDEVDEFVQTTCPDCGGPAQRETDTMDTFVDSSWYFLRYTSPDRDDGPFDTARANDWMPVDQYVGGIEHAVMHLLYARFVTKAISDLELLDHREPFQNLVTQGMVQLDGEKMSKSKGNVVSPQNIVEEYGADTARLFMMQAARPERDFDWKDEGVAASHRFLTRLYDAVEAYVDSPPAGEAGDVTDYVRREIDRVTAIADESYANLTFTEALRETRELLSLLDRYAEATEPHAETVEAALSTIVRLLAPVAPHVTEELWAKLTDADEGFVAEADWPTVDGDLDRHQLERQLVEDTREDVRQIVDVADIEDPSHVEIAVAPEWKFEAHAIAREFDGDNLVGEIMSDERFRGEDGAPDYAKDLQAELQTLTETLDAATEAEVLARARWLIAEEFDAEVTVRAGEDADPELVRKAEPGRPAINIE, via the coding sequence ATGTCAGACAGTTCGAGCGGGTACGATCCGAGCGCGATCGAACCCAAGTGGCAGGCCGAGTGGGACGACGCCGAGGTGTTCCGGACCCCCGACAGCGCCGAGGACGTAGAGTACGTCCTGGCGATGTTCCCCTACACCTCCGGCAACCTCCACATGGGTCACGTCCGCAACTACACGATCACGGACGCTTACTCCCGGTACAGGCGCATGCAGGGCGAGGACGTGCTCCACCCGATGGGGTGGGACTCGTTCGGACTGCCCGCCGAGAACGCCGCCGAAGAGCGGGACACGAGCCCCGAGGAGTGGACCCGCAAGTGCATCGAGTCGATGAAGGCCCAGATGAGCGAGATGGGCTTTGGCTACGACTGGGACCGGGAGGTCACGACCTGCGATCCGGAGTACTACCGGTGGAACCAGTGGCTGTTCAAGCGCTTCCACGAGGCGGGCCTCGTCGAGCGCAAAGGGTCGGAAGTCAACTGGTGTCCCTCCTGTGAGACGGTGCTGGCAGACGAGCAGGTCGAGGGCGAGGCAGAGCTGTGCTGGCGCTGTGACACGCCCGTCACCCAGCGCGACCTCGACCAGTGGTTCCTGACGATCACCGACTACGCCGACGAGCTGGTCGACGACATCGACGAGCTGTCGGGGTGGCCCGAGAGCGTCCGCGCGATGCAGCGAGACTGGATCGGCCGCCAGCACGGCGCGCGAGTCCCCTTCGAGGTCTCCGGCTACGGCGAGGTCGAGATCTTCACGACGCGGCTGGACACGATCCACGGGGCAACCTTCTTCGCGGTGGCTCCGGACAGCGAGATCGCACAGGATCTGGCCGACTCCGACGAGGACGTGGCCCACTTCGTCGAGGAAGAGGCAGATCCCGACGGCGACGAGCCAAACGGCGTCGCCACGGACCTGACCGCCACGAACCCCGCGACCGGCGAGGAGATCCCAGTGTTCGTCGCGGACTTCGTCCTCTCGGACGTGGGGACAGGCGCGCTGATGGCGGTGCCCGCCCACGACGAGCGTGACCACGCCTTCGCCAGCAAGAAGGACGTGCCGATCGAGCCGGTCGTCAAGCCCGCAGACGGTGACGTGCCAGACGTCGAGGACGCGGCGTACACCGAAGACGGAGTGCTCGTCAACTCCGGCGACTACGACGGCCACACCAGCGCCGACGCCCGGAGCGCGCTGGAGGAGGACCTGCCCGGCGCACGCCACGACAAGCAGTACCGCCTGCGCGACTGGGGGATCTCCCGGCAGCGCTACTGGGGGACGCCGATCCCGATGGTCCACTGCGAGGACTGTGGCGCGGTGCCGGTGCCCGACGAGGACCTCCCCGTCGAACTCCCCGAGTTCGTCCAGACCACGGGGAACCCGCTGGACGAGGTCGACGAGTTCGTCCAGACGACCTGTCCCGACTGTGGCGGCCCCGCCCAACGCGAGACCGACACCATGGACACCTTCGTCGACTCCTCCTGGTACTTCCTGCGGTACACCTCGCCGGACCGCGACGACGGGCCGTTCGACACCGCTCGCGCGAACGACTGGATGCCGGTCGATCAGTACGTCGGCGGCATCGAACACGCCGTGATGCACCTGCTGTACGCTCGCTTCGTCACCAAGGCCATCTCGGACCTGGAGCTGCTCGACCACCGCGAGCCGTTCCAGAACCTCGTCACGCAGGGGATGGTCCAGCTCGACGGCGAGAAGATGTCCAAGTCGAAGGGCAACGTCGTCTCCCCGCAGAACATCGTCGAGGAGTACGGGGCCGACACCGCGCGGCTGTTCATGATGCAGGCCGCCCGCCCCGAGCGGGACTTCGACTGGAAAGACGAGGGCGTCGCCGCCAGTCACCGCTTCCTGACGCGGCTGTACGACGCCGTCGAGGCCTACGTCGACTCCCCGCCCGCTGGCGAGGCCGGCGACGTGACCGACTACGTCCGCCGCGAGATCGATCGGGTCACCGCCATCGCCGACGAGAGCTACGCGAACCTGACGTTCACCGAAGCGCTGCGCGAGACCAGAGAGTTGCTCTCCCTGCTGGACCGCTACGCCGAGGCCACCGAGCCCCACGCCGAGACCGTCGAGGCGGCGCTGTCGACGATCGTTCGCCTGCTCGCGCCGGTCGCACCCCACGTCACGGAGGAGCTGTGGGCGAAGCTCACCGACGCGGACGAGGGCTTCGTCGCCGAGGCCGACTGGCCGACCGTCGACGGCGATCTCGACCGCCACCAGCTGGAGCGCCAGCTGGTCGAGGACACCCGCGAGGACGTGCGCCAGATCGTCGACGTGGCCGACATCGAAGACCCGAGCCACGTCGAGATCGCCGTCGCGCCCGAGTGGAAGTTCGAGGCCCACGCGATCGCTCGCGAGTTCGACGGCGACAACCTCGTCGGCGAGATCATGAGCGACGAGCGGTTCCGCGGCGAGGACGGCGCACCGGACTACGCGAAGGACCTGCAGGCGGAACTCCAGACCCTGACTGAGACCCTCGACGCCGCGACCGAGGCCGAGGTGCTCGCGCGCGCTCGCTGGCTGATCGCCGAGGAGTTCGACGCCGAGGTGACCGTGCGGGCCGGCGAGGACGCCGACCCCGAACTGGTCCGGAAAGCCGAGCCGGGACGGCCAGCGATCAACATCGAGTGA
- a CDS encoding bacterio-opsin activator domain-containing protein — MWPHEEAADDDAVADGEAVGKSDADAGGRGEQPRTERGTETRVVTDGGVDAAIEGASVEQYAGIVGALEDGVYVLDADGHFTFVNEAMVELTGYDETELQGEPASRIKDRETSERTETALAALRNGETEDLDRTFDLSVQPKRGGPIACEEHVTALFDDGRFRGVVGIVRDISDRRRHRELISQLQETSRSLMQAPSRESVADIVANAARQVLGFELSAVRLYDADERVLRPTATTDATDDQLPERPVYALDEGQPGTVFASGEPAVYDDVRTIEDPDGEFGPVRSAMYFPIGVHGTLTVASTTVGAFDENDRQVAALLAINAAAACNRAKREQEVREARERIETILERINGLIQNTVEVLVEATTREQVEAGVCEQLVAVEPYTFAWLGRPDVRAETISAREWAGSQPSGPATTDDERDVPAGEPPVDVADVAEPIDGDTPGAQALECDGPKVLEGDALDDAGGWFRSAAENGVRSVMAIPLSYTDSNYGVLYVCADQTDAFDQREKVVLQALGRAVANAINAIESGRILSANKVIELEFTVDDRDLLLSRLSGRAGGTITSAGTVTQEDGSLRLYLTAQDADTDEVMAVLDADDAVESASRVAEHDDEALFDVTVTESLIATLVDHGAVPKSIVSENGIARYNIELPYEAEAREVFGLVEDNYDSTDLVGYHEHERPVQTQQEFRAALADRFTDRQETALRTAYLGGFFEWPREVDGDELAEGMDISRPTYHQHLRAAQHKVFEELFEGGY, encoded by the coding sequence ATGTGGCCGCACGAGGAGGCGGCGGACGACGACGCCGTCGCCGACGGAGAGGCCGTGGGGAAGAGTGACGCCGACGCCGGGGGGCGCGGCGAGCAACCGAGGACCGAACGCGGGACGGAAACGCGGGTCGTGACCGACGGCGGCGTCGATGCCGCCATCGAGGGCGCGAGCGTCGAGCAGTACGCGGGTATCGTCGGGGCGCTGGAGGACGGCGTCTACGTCCTCGATGCGGACGGTCACTTCACGTTCGTCAACGAGGCGATGGTCGAACTGACCGGCTACGACGAGACGGAACTCCAGGGCGAACCAGCCAGCCGCATCAAGGACCGAGAGACCAGCGAACGGACCGAGACGGCGCTGGCGGCGCTGCGCAACGGGGAGACGGAGGACCTCGATCGGACCTTCGACCTCTCGGTACAGCCAAAGCGGGGCGGGCCAATCGCCTGCGAAGAGCACGTGACGGCGCTGTTCGACGACGGGCGGTTCCGCGGCGTCGTCGGGATCGTTCGGGACATCTCCGATCGGCGGCGGCACCGAGAGCTGATCTCACAGCTGCAGGAGACCTCGCGATCGCTGATGCAGGCTCCGAGCCGGGAGTCGGTCGCGGACATCGTCGCGAACGCGGCCCGGCAGGTGCTGGGCTTCGAGCTGAGTGCCGTTCGGCTGTACGACGCCGACGAGCGCGTGTTGCGGCCGACGGCGACGACCGACGCCACCGACGACCAGCTCCCCGAGCGGCCGGTGTACGCTCTCGACGAGGGCCAGCCCGGCACCGTCTTCGCCTCGGGCGAACCCGCCGTCTACGACGACGTGCGAACGATCGAGGACCCCGACGGGGAGTTCGGGCCGGTGCGCTCGGCGATGTACTTCCCCATCGGCGTCCACGGGACCCTGACCGTCGCCTCGACGACGGTGGGTGCCTTCGACGAGAACGACCGACAGGTGGCCGCGCTGCTGGCGATCAACGCCGCCGCGGCGTGCAACCGCGCCAAGCGCGAGCAGGAGGTGCGAGAGGCCCGCGAGCGCATCGAGACGATCCTCGAACGGATCAACGGGCTGATCCAGAACACCGTCGAGGTGCTGGTCGAAGCCACTACGCGCGAGCAGGTCGAGGCCGGCGTCTGCGAGCAACTCGTCGCCGTCGAGCCCTACACCTTCGCGTGGCTGGGGCGGCCGGACGTGCGCGCCGAGACGATCAGCGCCCGCGAGTGGGCCGGCAGTCAGCCCAGCGGCCCAGCCACCACGGACGACGAGCGCGACGTACCTGCCGGCGAGCCACCCGTCGACGTCGCGGACGTGGCCGAACCGATCGACGGCGACACGCCGGGCGCGCAGGCCCTGGAATGTGATGGGCCGAAAGTACTGGAGGGAGACGCACTCGACGACGCCGGTGGCTGGTTCCGGTCGGCCGCCGAGAACGGCGTCCGGTCGGTGATGGCGATTCCGCTGTCGTACACGGACTCGAACTACGGCGTGCTGTACGTCTGTGCCGACCAGACCGACGCCTTCGACCAGCGAGAGAAGGTCGTCCTGCAAGCGCTGGGTCGGGCCGTCGCGAACGCGATCAACGCCATCGAGAGCGGCCGAATCCTCAGTGCCAACAAGGTGATCGAACTGGAGTTCACCGTCGACGACCGGGACCTGCTACTGTCGCGCCTCTCCGGTCGAGCCGGCGGGACGATCACCTCCGCCGGGACCGTGACACAGGAAGACGGCTCGCTGCGGCTGTATCTCACCGCACAGGACGCCGACACCGACGAGGTGATGGCCGTGCTGGACGCCGACGACGCCGTCGAGTCCGCGAGCCGGGTGGCCGAACACGACGACGAGGCGCTGTTCGACGTGACCGTCACGGAGTCGCTGATCGCGACGCTCGTCGACCACGGGGCCGTCCCGAAGTCGATCGTCAGCGAGAACGGGATCGCCCGCTACAACATCGAACTCCCCTACGAGGCGGAGGCCCGCGAGGTGTTCGGGCTCGTCGAGGACAACTACGACTCGACGGACCTGGTCGGCTACCACGAGCACGAGCGCCCCGTCCAGACCCAACAGGAGTTCCGCGCCGCGCTGGCCGACCGGTTCACCGACCGACAGGAGACGGCGCTCCGGACGGCCTACCTCGGCGGCTTCTTCGAGTGGCCCCGCGAGGTCGACGGCGACGAACTCGCCGAGGGGATGGACATCTCTCGGCCGACCTACCACCAGCACCTCCGGGCCGCCCAGCACAAGGTCTTCGAAGAGCTGTTCGAGGGCGGCTACTAG
- a CDS encoding NAD(P)-dependent oxidoreductase → MNALVTGHAGYIGGVLTEQLSAAGHEVVGFDNAADPADDIRDADRVEALFEAEEFDVVYHLAADADVWTDDWRHLVENNVMGTATVVGVARERDVPVVFASSIAAADQVNRYGHSKHLAEGAVSEYDGVTTVRFPNVVGGPAPRGQAQDMIEQALDGEIEVWGDGEIVRPYVDVGDLCAFLRELGTGSFAVQSPAAVSSYTFTNAAVGESIQSIVAEETGTEPALSIVDRTPPSPMELSADDIRLREPTPIEASLRSQIRAAME, encoded by the coding sequence ATGAACGCGCTCGTCACCGGACACGCGGGGTACATCGGCGGTGTGCTGACAGAGCAACTCTCGGCGGCCGGCCACGAGGTCGTCGGCTTCGACAACGCGGCCGACCCGGCCGACGACATCCGGGACGCCGACCGCGTCGAGGCCCTCTTCGAGGCCGAGGAGTTCGACGTAGTCTACCACCTCGCGGCCGACGCCGACGTGTGGACCGACGACTGGCGACACCTCGTCGAGAACAACGTCATGGGGACGGCGACCGTCGTCGGCGTCGCCCGCGAACGCGACGTGCCGGTGGTGTTCGCCTCCAGCATCGCCGCCGCCGACCAGGTCAACCGCTACGGCCACTCGAAACACCTCGCGGAGGGGGCCGTCAGCGAGTACGACGGGGTCACGACCGTCCGGTTTCCCAACGTCGTCGGCGGCCCCGCCCCGCGCGGACAGGCCCAGGACATGATCGAACAGGCCCTCGACGGCGAGATCGAGGTCTGGGGCGACGGCGAGATCGTTCGCCCCTACGTCGACGTGGGTGATCTCTGTGCCTTCCTCCGCGAACTCGGGACCGGCTCTTTCGCCGTCCAGAGTCCCGCTGCGGTCTCGTCGTACACCTTCACGAACGCCGCCGTCGGCGAGTCGATCCAGTCGATCGTCGCCGAGGAGACCGGCACCGAGCCCGCGCTGTCGATCGTCGACCGCACTCCCCCATCGCCGATGGAGCTCTCGGCCGACGACATCCGCCTGCGAGAGCCGACACCCATCGAGGCGTCGCTGCGCTCGCAGATCCGGGCCGCGATGGAGTAA
- a CDS encoding MATE family efflux transporter, with translation MVRRLLAQLVAWLSTLPGRFIDGFPALLSRYGLVDRDKSTEALDLAAPVMVTGGLRIFLRIADFAMVGLALGDAAIAGLELGFQYYFIGFGLSLAVTSGTISVVSRLQGAGEEARADLAVKQSLWLALLISAPLTVASWVYAEPLVGLLTNDPDAIRFGGVYLSIVMLSLTPRFWSMVAARALAGSADTRTPMYVRLLTLPTNIVLNAVLIFGLGPAPRLGIAGAAIGTAVANTLAAAVFFALLVSGRYVVTLRLGGRQLDLDLLTEIVRVALPLSGMRLLQTFARFPFLFVLGVLGTPTVAAFAIGRRVMLLALMPAWGYSTAASTLVGQYVGAGDDTDAGEYGWQTVRIALVTQLLIAAVLVVFARPISLLFGTEYPDLTVTFIRVFALAVAGFSVSRTMRGSLRGAGDTRWPLYGTFVGSYLYRIPVAVLALPVGFAVTIPVLGITLTPGMGWGLPAIFAAIVGDYYVKAAVNTGRFWTGKWRAVARASGVGADD, from the coding sequence ATGGTCCGTCGCCTCCTCGCGCAGCTGGTCGCCTGGCTCTCCACACTCCCCGGCCGGTTCATCGACGGCTTTCCGGCACTGCTGTCCCGGTACGGGCTGGTCGATCGCGACAAGTCGACGGAGGCGCTCGACCTGGCTGCGCCCGTGATGGTCACCGGCGGTCTGCGGATCTTCCTGCGGATCGCGGACTTCGCGATGGTCGGACTGGCGCTTGGCGACGCCGCCATCGCCGGGCTGGAGCTTGGCTTTCAGTACTACTTCATCGGCTTCGGGCTGTCGCTGGCTGTCACCTCGGGGACGATCAGCGTCGTCTCTCGGCTCCAGGGCGCTGGCGAGGAAGCGCGGGCGGACCTCGCGGTCAAGCAGTCGCTGTGGCTCGCGCTCCTGATCTCGGCACCGCTGACCGTCGCTTCGTGGGTGTACGCCGAGCCGCTGGTGGGACTTCTCACGAACGACCCCGACGCGATCCGCTTCGGCGGGGTCTACCTCTCGATCGTGATGCTGTCGCTGACCCCCCGGTTCTGGAGCATGGTCGCGGCGCGGGCGCTTGCGGGCAGCGCGGACACCCGGACGCCGATGTACGTCCGCCTGTTGACGCTGCCGACCAACATCGTCCTCAACGCCGTCCTGATCTTCGGGCTCGGCCCCGCGCCGCGGCTGGGGATCGCCGGGGCCGCCATCGGGACCGCCGTCGCCAACACGCTCGCGGCGGCCGTCTTCTTCGCGCTGCTGGTCTCGGGGCGCTACGTCGTGACGCTCCGACTCGGCGGCCGCCAGCTGGATCTGGACCTGCTGACCGAGATCGTCCGCGTCGCGCTCCCGCTCTCTGGGATGCGCTTGCTCCAGACGTTCGCGCGCTTCCCGTTCCTGTTCGTGCTGGGCGTGCTCGGGACGCCGACGGTCGCCGCCTTCGCGATCGGTCGCCGCGTGATGTTGCTCGCGCTGATGCCCGCCTGGGGGTACTCGACGGCCGCGAGCACGCTCGTGGGCCAGTACGTCGGGGCCGGCGACGACACCGACGCCGGAGAGTACGGCTGGCAGACGGTCCGGATCGCGCTGGTCACCCAGCTGCTGATCGCCGCCGTGCTGGTGGTCTTTGCCCGTCCCATCTCGCTGCTCTTCGGGACGGAGTACCCGGACCTGACGGTCACGTTCATCCGCGTGTTCGCGCTGGCGGTCGCCGGCTTCAGCGTCTCCCGGACGATGCGTGGCAGCCTCCGCGGTGCCGGCGACACGCGCTGGCCCCTCTATGGCACCTTCGTCGGTTCGTACCTCTATCGCATCCCCGTCGCCGTCCTCGCGCTCCCGGTCGGCTTCGCCGTGACGATCCCCGTCCTCGGGATCACCCTCACGCCCGGCATGGGCTGGGGGCTGCCCGCCATCTTCGCCGCCATCGTCGGCGACTACTACGTCAAGGCCGCGGTCAACACCGGGCGCTTCTGGACGGGGAAGTGGCGTGCCGTCGCCCGTGCGTCGGGGGTCGGTGCGGACGATTGA
- a CDS encoding FAD-dependent oxidoreductase, with translation MTEQYDLVIVGGGISGASLLYTVANFTDIENIALVEKESEIAAINSHHTNNSQTLHFGDIETNYTLEKAEQVKEGAEMLAGYLENVDPDRELHSKRSKMVLAVGDEEVQSLEDRYYEEGFGDLFPKLDAIERDEIAEIEPKVVEGRDPTEEMLALQTPDGYVVDYGDVSHSFVEDAKEIDGVDVFTGTEVTQMDDTEDGYIFQTDAGWFESDAAVVAAGSHSLQIAKEMGYGEGMSLLPVAGSFFLADDFLNGKVYTLQMKKLPFAAVHGDADVHDDSVTRFGPTAKLVPALERGELSTVSDFFDVFGLNVHSFLSYANILADRILLPYVLKNLVYDLPEVGKRAFLPHVQKVVPTAELDDIDRAKGYGGVRPQIVDTENKTLDMGEAKITDDDVIFNITPSPGASTSLKNAMRDTEHLVEALGDDYEFDKEGFRSATIEHFPRAEAADEDDEQAKAPAQDD, from the coding sequence ATGACAGAGCAATACGACCTCGTTATCGTCGGCGGTGGGATCAGTGGCGCATCGCTTCTCTACACGGTCGCGAACTTCACCGACATCGAGAACATCGCGCTCGTCGAGAAGGAATCGGAGATCGCGGCGATCAACTCACACCACACGAACAACTCCCAGACCTTACACTTCGGTGACATCGAGACCAACTACACGCTCGAAAAAGCCGAGCAGGTCAAGGAGGGCGCGGAGATGCTCGCGGGCTATCTCGAAAACGTGGACCCGGACCGCGAGCTGCACAGCAAGCGCTCGAAGATGGTGCTGGCCGTCGGGGACGAGGAGGTCCAGAGCCTCGAAGACCGCTACTACGAGGAGGGCTTTGGCGACCTGTTCCCCAAACTCGACGCCATCGAGCGCGACGAGATCGCCGAGATCGAGCCGAAGGTCGTCGAGGGCCGGGACCCGACCGAGGAGATGCTCGCGCTCCAGACCCCGGACGGCTACGTCGTCGACTACGGCGACGTCTCCCACTCGTTCGTCGAGGACGCCAAGGAGATCGACGGCGTCGACGTGTTCACCGGCACCGAGGTCACCCAGATGGACGACACCGAGGACGGCTACATCTTCCAGACCGACGCCGGCTGGTTCGAGTCCGACGCGGCCGTCGTCGCCGCCGGCTCTCACAGCCTCCAGATCGCCAAGGAGATGGGCTACGGCGAGGGGATGTCGCTGCTGCCGGTCGCCGGGAGCTTCTTCCTGGCCGACGACTTCCTCAACGGCAAGGTGTACACCCTCCAGATGAAGAAGCTGCCCTTCGCGGCGGTCCACGGCGACGCCGACGTCCACGACGACTCGGTCACGCGCTTCGGACCGACGGCCAAGCTCGTCCCCGCGCTCGAACGGGGGGAACTCTCGACTGTCAGTGACTTCTTCGACGTGTTCGGCCTGAACGTCCACTCGTTCCTCAGCTACGCCAACATCCTCGCCGACCGCATCCTGCTGCCCTACGTGCTGAAAAACCTCGTCTACGACCTGCCTGAGGTCGGCAAGCGGGCCTTCCTGCCCCACGTCCAGAAGGTCGTCCCGACCGCCGAACTGGACGACATCGACCGCGCCAAGGGCTACGGCGGCGTCCGGCCACAGATCGTCGACACCGAGAACAAGACCCTGGACATGGGCGAGGCCAAGATCACCGACGACGACGTGATCTTCAACATCACCCCTTCGCCGGGTGCCTCCACGAGCCTGAAAAACGCCATGCGTGACACCGAGCACCTGGTCGAGGCGCTGGGCGACGACTACGAGTTCGACAAGGAAGGGTTCCGCTCGGCGACGATCGAGCACTTCCCGCGCGCCGAGGCCGCCGACGAGGACGACGAGCAGGCGAAAGCGCCCGCACAGGACGACTGA